One window from the genome of Leuconostoc suionicum encodes:
- a CDS encoding DegV family protein, whose translation MSNIKIVTDSAVALTPEEITKYDIKIVPLSVQIDGTVYEDGVTIQRDEFLEKMIESKSLPQTSQPSIGTFQAVYDDIHQKFPDSEILSLHLSSGLSGTVRAAEQAAALTSAKITTFDTLAADRAQAFVVLQAAKMASQGATMAEILPAVEKARDESHIFLSFTSLTNMVAGGRLSKTQGIIGNLLNIKVGAGVTKNDGTVEVLLKGRGMKTIAKFNNNVIAKMQEYKEVLSIGISHAGIPEEAAQIAARLKAIWPDIEIPVLNTTPIISTHTGVGALAILYRAR comes from the coding sequence ATGTCAAATATTAAAATCGTTACAGATTCAGCTGTAGCATTAACTCCAGAAGAAATTACCAAATATGATATCAAAATTGTGCCACTATCAGTACAAATCGATGGTACAGTCTATGAAGATGGTGTCACTATTCAGCGCGATGAATTTCTTGAAAAGATGATTGAAAGTAAGAGTCTTCCTCAAACATCGCAGCCATCAATCGGCACCTTTCAAGCTGTTTATGATGATATTCATCAGAAATTTCCAGATTCCGAAATTTTAAGTCTTCATTTATCATCAGGGCTGTCGGGAACTGTTCGCGCTGCTGAACAAGCAGCTGCATTGACAAGTGCTAAGATTACAACATTTGACACATTAGCAGCTGACCGTGCGCAAGCATTTGTTGTCTTACAAGCGGCGAAAATGGCCTCCCAAGGGGCTACGATGGCTGAAATTTTACCAGCGGTTGAGAAAGCTCGGGATGAATCGCATATCTTTTTGAGCTTTACTTCTTTGACAAATATGGTTGCCGGTGGTCGCTTGAGTAAAACACAAGGAATTATCGGTAATTTACTTAATATAAAAGTAGGTGCTGGCGTAACAAAAAATGATGGTACCGTTGAAGTGCTTCTCAAAGGTAGAGGTATGAAGACTATTGCTAAATTTAACAATAATGTTATTGCTAAGATGCAAGAGTATAAGGAAGTATTGTCGATTGGTATTTCTCACGCAGGAATTCCAGAGGAAGCAGCTCAAATTGCAGCACGCTTAAAAGCAATTTGGCCTGATATTGAAATTCCAGTTTTAAATACAACACCAATTATTTCTACTCACACAGGCGTAGGCGCATTAGCAATTTTGTACCGAGCGCGTTAA
- a CDS encoding SGNH/GDSL hydrolase family protein produces the protein MRKFAISFIAILLIGIGAFYGIKTWENQKNNLNNSQKSVQKVSHINLVALGDSLTEGVGDEKKMKGYSGRIAKEIRSNYDVSVTVSNFGKAGDRSDQIQKRLDTQQKFQTHLKKANVIVMTSGGNDLQQLLLKNVLATSQKTLSAAVAAGQKSYQQKLSSLIKDIRSYNSDAPIFIFGNYNPLYVHFADRSDFNADVKLFNAINANAAKKDGNAYFVNIFDLTYGQFKTVAQRKKLVKEAASSNSSSNSNAAMTAVLTGQKGVNNAWISTEDNYHPNNKGYNYMTTQLFNKMKKEAKQWLIK, from the coding sequence ATGCGAAAATTTGCCATTAGTTTCATAGCTATCTTACTGATTGGCATTGGTGCGTTCTATGGTATCAAAACTTGGGAGAATCAAAAAAATAATTTAAATAATTCTCAAAAATCGGTGCAGAAAGTATCACATATTAACTTAGTTGCGTTAGGGGATTCTCTAACTGAGGGTGTTGGTGACGAAAAAAAAATGAAGGGGTACTCCGGGCGTATTGCCAAGGAAATTCGTTCAAATTACGATGTTAGTGTAACGGTTAGTAATTTTGGTAAAGCAGGGGACCGCTCCGATCAGATTCAAAAGAGATTGGACACCCAACAAAAATTTCAAACTCATCTTAAAAAAGCTAATGTAATTGTAATGACTTCTGGTGGGAATGATTTACAACAATTACTTTTGAAGAACGTTTTGGCAACCTCACAAAAAACTTTGTCGGCTGCTGTTGCAGCGGGTCAAAAATCTTATCAACAAAAACTATCTTCTTTAATTAAAGATATTCGTTCTTATAACTCTGATGCACCAATATTCATATTTGGAAATTACAATCCGTTATATGTCCATTTTGCTGACCGTTCAGACTTTAATGCCGACGTTAAGTTATTTAATGCAATCAATGCCAATGCCGCAAAAAAAGATGGTAATGCATACTTTGTAAATATTTTTGATTTGACCTACGGTCAATTTAAAACAGTAGCACAACGTAAAAAACTAGTCAAAGAGGCAGCTAGCTCAAATAGTAGTTCAAATTCGAATGCTGCTATGACAGCTGTATTGACGGGTCAAAAAGGTGTTAACAACGCATGGATTAGTACGGAAGATAATTATCATCCTAATAATAAGGGCTATAATTACATGACAACACAGTTATTTAACAAAATGAAAAAGGAAGCAAAGCAATGGCTGATCAAATAA
- a CDS encoding nicotinamide mononucleotide transporter family protein: MLTLMQKLNRSRIVDIVGILIVIFMAYSSGYLFNNLTNIEMFAHDNWAKYVPFGIISVVSSSLSIISTRLTSRLNKFGNVVGTINTLISGTIDFMLGNSGAILTYPLSFLINAASVGGWMHYGDKRVNRVIDFKKLFFVMVLGVIALSFGLNYLAFQSTSPLFWLSSTVFALSLIPNVMNIFKIEDQWLFWIVYNVVQLAKALTQGNFANVGKYLYYIANSSVAYPVWRAKRQNNKL, encoded by the coding sequence ATGCTGACTTTAATGCAAAAACTTAACCGATCAAGGATTGTTGACATCGTTGGAATTTTGATAGTTATTTTTATGGCTTATAGTTCGGGGTATTTGTTTAATAATTTGACTAACATAGAGATGTTTGCACATGATAATTGGGCGAAGTATGTTCCTTTTGGTATTATTTCTGTTGTATCATCAAGTTTATCAATAATATCAACTCGTTTAACATCTCGTCTGAATAAATTTGGTAATGTTGTTGGTACAATCAATACATTGATTTCCGGAACAATTGATTTTATGTTAGGGAACAGTGGAGCAATTTTAACTTATCCGCTTTCGTTTCTTATCAACGCGGCTTCTGTTGGTGGCTGGATGCATTATGGTGATAAGCGGGTTAATCGCGTGATCGATTTCAAAAAGTTATTTTTTGTTATGGTCCTTGGTGTAATAGCTTTGAGTTTTGGACTGAATTATTTAGCATTTCAAAGCACAAGCCCACTGTTTTGGCTATCAAGTACAGTTTTTGCTTTATCTTTAATTCCCAATGTTATGAATATTTTTAAAATTGAAGATCAATGGTTGTTCTGGATAGTCTACAATGTTGTCCAATTAGCTAAAGCCTTGACGCAAGGAAACTTTGCTAATGTTGGTAAATATTTATATTATATTGCTAATAGTAGTGTTGCATATCCAGTGTGGCGTGCAAAGCGTCAAAATAATAAATTATAG
- a CDS encoding dihydrofolate reductase — protein MTKIKMVWAEDRQHAIGKDGGIPWHMPDDLKLFRDETVNTLMIMGRPTWLSIGRPLPKRTTVVMTRQEDWTSSYPEVKVIHSIEEAKHLMAKEQRDITIAGGAAVYREFMPYATDLIITRVDGVIDGDTFVDEVDLTKFQLKSSEPHAKDDDHDYAFVIERYERI, from the coding sequence ATGACCAAAATTAAAATGGTATGGGCTGAAGATCGTCAACATGCAATTGGAAAAGATGGTGGTATACCTTGGCATATGCCTGATGACCTTAAGCTATTTAGAGATGAAACGGTGAATACCTTAATGATTATGGGGCGTCCAACGTGGCTTAGTATTGGGCGGCCATTGCCTAAACGAACAACTGTAGTTATGACTAGGCAAGAGGACTGGACATCGAGTTATCCAGAAGTAAAAGTTATTCATTCCATTGAAGAAGCCAAGCATTTGATGGCTAAGGAACAGCGAGATATTACGATTGCTGGTGGTGCAGCGGTTTACCGTGAGTTTATGCCTTATGCAACAGATTTAATTATAACGCGAGTTGACGGTGTGATTGATGGTGATACTTTTGTTGATGAGGTGGATTTAACAAAATTTCAACTAAAGTCCAGTGAACCACATGCGAAAGATGATGATCACGATTACGCATTCGTTATCGAACGCTACGAACGCATATAA
- a CDS encoding energy-coupling factor transporter transmembrane component T family protein, with product MNPSVKFLLILIVSIELTFILNYQINVVVTIVAGIYLVLSKLSWKRYLLLIVMPILPVLGAWTSFTTFGSHDMAIIMMTRIVAYIFLGAAFSFTTDMTLLLDTLEQKFRVPTTFVYGLRGALSFVPRVKQEIQTIRTAALMRGESLTFYSPQLFFKAILVSLRWSTRLAEAMASHGFTENAERTHFKTIVIKKRDWTMAISLLVILQCIIIYL from the coding sequence ATGAATCCAAGTGTTAAATTTCTACTTATACTTATCGTTAGCATCGAACTAACTTTTATCCTAAATTATCAAATCAATGTTGTTGTAACGATTGTTGCTGGTATTTATCTTGTTCTTTCAAAACTGTCTTGGAAACGTTATTTGCTATTAATTGTCATGCCTATATTACCTGTCTTAGGTGCATGGACATCATTTACAACTTTTGGTTCCCATGACATGGCAATTATCATGATGACTCGAATTGTTGCCTACATATTCCTAGGAGCGGCTTTTTCGTTTACAACGGATATGACCCTGCTTCTAGACACACTCGAACAAAAATTTCGTGTGCCAACCACTTTTGTCTACGGTCTACGCGGTGCATTATCTTTTGTGCCACGTGTTAAACAAGAAATTCAAACTATTCGAACGGCAGCCTTAATGCGTGGTGAATCTTTAACATTTTACTCACCACAATTATTTTTCAAAGCTATTTTGGTCTCACTCCGATGGTCAACTCGTTTAGCAGAAGCTATGGCCTCACATGGATTTACCGAAAATGCTGAGCGGACACACTTTAAAACAATTGTAATCAAAAAAAGAGACTGGACGATGGCAATCAGTCTCTTAGTCATATTACAGTGCATCATAATATATCTTTAA
- a CDS encoding CCA tRNA nucleotidyltransferase: protein MKITQLPQEFIEAQPILTKLEDAGFEAYFVGGSVRDTLLGKTIHDVDIASSAFPEEVKSLFHNTVDTGIQHGTVMVLDHGTGYEITTFRVESTYTDFRRPDRVTFVRSLEEDLKRRDFTINALAMRHDGEILDLFNGLEDMKKGVIRAVGDAEKRFTEDALRMMRALRFSAQLGFNIEADTQKALVDLAPNLAKIAVERIRVEFEKLLLGSQASQSLEMALRDHVMNYLPGPHIEDWSNIIVDLNKGQATNYAVAWTHVLSRAQFDDTKRRQFMYDWKMSRNVMKTVSAIVPIVQNPEKSTVFDIYQVLAYQKELLEVLALTDSQPETIERISHIIEMLPITKAADIKISGGELIRSGILAPGPLLGRVLKEIEYAVVVGDVLNDHDALEKFAKEYVNDQN from the coding sequence ATGAAAATTACACAATTACCTCAAGAATTTATAGAAGCGCAACCAATATTAACAAAGTTAGAAGATGCTGGATTTGAAGCTTATTTTGTTGGTGGTTCGGTACGTGATACTTTGCTTGGAAAAACGATTCATGATGTTGATATCGCAAGTAGCGCTTTTCCAGAAGAAGTTAAATCATTGTTTCATAATACTGTGGATACAGGCATTCAACACGGGACAGTGATGGTTTTGGACCATGGAACAGGATATGAAATTACGACTTTTCGTGTCGAGTCAACTTACACGGATTTTAGGCGACCTGATCGTGTCACTTTTGTACGTAGCCTCGAAGAGGATCTTAAAAGGCGTGATTTCACAATTAATGCTTTGGCAATGCGGCACGACGGTGAGATATTGGATCTCTTTAATGGCCTAGAGGACATGAAAAAAGGCGTTATTCGAGCCGTTGGGGATGCTGAAAAACGTTTCACAGAAGATGCCCTGAGAATGATGCGGGCCCTGAGATTTAGCGCCCAACTTGGTTTTAATATTGAAGCTGACACCCAAAAAGCATTGGTAGATTTGGCACCGAACTTGGCTAAAATCGCTGTCGAACGAATTCGAGTTGAATTTGAAAAACTATTGTTAGGTAGTCAAGCATCGCAAAGTTTAGAAATGGCTCTACGCGATCATGTCATGAATTATTTACCAGGTCCGCACATTGAAGATTGGTCAAACATTATAGTTGATTTAAATAAAGGCCAGGCTACAAATTACGCCGTGGCTTGGACACATGTATTGTCAAGAGCGCAATTTGATGACACGAAACGTCGTCAATTTATGTACGATTGGAAAATGAGTCGTAACGTAATGAAAACGGTCAGCGCAATTGTTCCTATTGTACAAAATCCAGAGAAGTCAACTGTATTTGATATATATCAAGTTTTAGCTTATCAGAAAGAATTGCTTGAAGTTTTGGCGCTAACCGATAGTCAGCCCGAGACAATTGAAAGAATAAGTCATATAATAGAGATGTTACCGATTACAAAAGCCGCCGATATTAAGATTAGTGGTGGTGAATTGATCCGTTCTGGTATTTTAGCACCTGGGCCTTTATTGGGGCGTGTGCTTAAAGAAATTGAGTATGCTGTCGTTGTTGGTGATGTTTTAAATGATCACGACGCACTTGAAAAGTTTGCAAAGGAGTACGTAAATGACCAAAATTAA
- a CDS encoding ribonuclease HII, translated as MTDTIANIKLQLKNMSPNDGQLLIWQQDKRVGVQNALRAWQKKQVMVQEKREHFLSRFDIERQYWMQGYDLVAGVDEVGRGPLAGPVVAAAVILPHDFDVLDVIDSKQLSAKKRDELYDKIIEKAISIGVGSVEASIIDEINIYEAARVAMTEAVNQLAPVPEALLIDAMRLDLDLPQEFLIKGDARSNSIGAASIIAKVTRDRLMASYGLKYHGYGFEKNAGYGTKEHLEGIKKIGITPIHRKTFAPIKDIL; from the coding sequence ATGACTGACACAATTGCAAATATTAAATTACAATTGAAAAATATGTCGCCTAACGATGGGCAGTTGCTGATTTGGCAACAAGATAAACGTGTTGGCGTACAAAATGCTCTGAGGGCTTGGCAAAAAAAACAAGTGATGGTTCAGGAAAAACGTGAGCATTTTTTGTCGCGTTTTGATATTGAGCGTCAGTACTGGATGCAAGGATACGATTTAGTTGCTGGCGTGGATGAAGTTGGTCGTGGGCCTTTAGCTGGTCCAGTTGTTGCAGCAGCTGTTATTTTACCGCATGATTTTGATGTTTTAGATGTCATAGATTCTAAGCAGTTATCTGCAAAAAAAAGAGACGAATTGTACGACAAAATTATAGAAAAAGCAATTTCTATAGGTGTTGGTAGCGTAGAAGCCTCAATTATTGATGAAATTAATATTTATGAAGCAGCACGTGTTGCGATGACAGAGGCAGTCAACCAGTTGGCTCCCGTACCTGAAGCTTTATTAATAGATGCTATGCGGCTAGATTTAGATTTGCCGCAAGAATTTTTAATTAAAGGAGATGCACGAAGTAATTCTATAGGTGCAGCTAGTATTATTGCAAAGGTCACACGTGATCGCCTAATGGCTTCTTATGGTTTAAAATATCATGGTTATGGTTTCGAAAAAAACGCTGGATACGGTACAAAAGAACATCTTGAGGGTATAAAAAAAATCGGCATTACACCGATTCATCGTAAAACATTTGCACCTATTAAAGATATATTATGA
- a CDS encoding nucleoside hydrolase, with amino-acid sequence MQKVIIDTDPGIDDSLALLVALNSPELDVIGITIVEGNVPTEIGVQNALKVLEEAGKPDIPVFEGASLPLKHEYISAQDTHGLDGLGESNISSPKISVSDLKASSAYEKLLSDNEDVWVLALGPLTNIALAMERTPKVWGNMSRLIIMGGAYQSNGNTSPVAEYNFWVDPDAAEYVLQNSPVVAEIVPLDVTRKILLTPNILSLMQRLNPDKTMFINKIIQFYFDFHWSQEHVLGAVINDPLVIIHALYPEYTSGISKYVTVVTEGKALGQSIVDIANFWKKEANAVILTEVDSLHVMAEIIARLLNLSSSNVLTELTTIATDLEVLS; translated from the coding sequence ATGCAAAAAGTTATTATCGACACAGATCCTGGAATAGATGATAGTTTAGCACTTCTTGTTGCGCTAAATTCTCCAGAATTAGATGTTATTGGAATCACTATCGTAGAAGGAAATGTGCCTACTGAAATAGGTGTGCAGAATGCCCTTAAAGTTCTTGAAGAGGCTGGGAAACCTGATATTCCTGTTTTTGAAGGTGCTTCCTTGCCATTGAAACATGAATATATTAGTGCTCAGGATACGCACGGCTTAGATGGACTTGGCGAAAGCAACATCTCTTCGCCTAAAATTTCTGTGAGTGACCTTAAGGCTTCATCAGCCTATGAAAAGTTGCTTTCAGATAATGAGGATGTTTGGGTCTTGGCGCTCGGGCCGTTGACTAATATTGCTTTGGCAATGGAAAGAACACCTAAAGTATGGGGAAACATGTCTCGCCTAATTATCATGGGCGGTGCTTATCAATCCAATGGTAATACATCCCCAGTGGCCGAATATAATTTCTGGGTTGATCCAGATGCAGCAGAATATGTTTTGCAAAACAGCCCTGTTGTAGCTGAAATTGTACCGCTTGATGTAACGAGAAAAATATTGTTAACACCAAATATTTTATCGTTAATGCAACGTTTAAATCCTGACAAAACAATGTTTATTAACAAAATAATTCAATTTTATTTTGATTTTCACTGGTCACAGGAACACGTTCTGGGTGCAGTCATCAATGATCCGCTGGTCATAATCCATGCACTTTACCCTGAATACACCAGTGGCATAAGTAAATATGTCACAGTAGTCACAGAAGGTAAAGCATTGGGACAAAGCATTGTGGATATAGCTAATTTTTGGAAAAAAGAGGCTAACGCAGTTATTCTAACGGAAGTTGATTCGTTGCATGTCATGGCAGAAATAATAGCTCGCTTATTGAATTTATCCTCATCAAATGTATTAACAGAATTAACTACTATTGCCACAGACCTTGAGGTGTTATCATGA
- a CDS encoding YpmS family protein, with protein MADQIIARSKKIVKKKKPIWFWLFWGLISILLVGGIWLFNDATGPVKIKDNVSKISKSDATFDVSLNKKQINALVAHYLNDTDNSGYTFKIGDDVMMYGSAKLLGQKFNFGMALDAKLTPNGNIVMQAKSLAIGNLSLPIKTVMSYVRSSYDAPEYVTIVPKKKQIFIDMSKLPTTQGIKFKAKVINIKADQFVFQGGLANEKK; from the coding sequence ATGGCTGATCAAATAATAGCTAGATCGAAAAAAATAGTCAAAAAAAAGAAGCCAATTTGGTTTTGGCTTTTTTGGGGTTTAATATCTATATTATTGGTAGGTGGAATTTGGCTTTTCAACGATGCTACTGGGCCAGTAAAAATAAAAGACAATGTATCCAAGATCAGTAAATCAGACGCTACGTTTGATGTGTCCTTAAACAAAAAACAAATCAATGCCTTAGTTGCTCACTATCTTAATGATACAGATAATAGTGGATATACTTTTAAAATTGGGGATGACGTGATGATGTATGGTAGCGCCAAACTTTTGGGTCAAAAATTTAATTTTGGTATGGCTCTTGATGCTAAATTAACGCCTAATGGGAACATTGTTATGCAGGCGAAATCTTTAGCAATTGGTAACCTATCGTTGCCGATTAAAACTGTGATGAGTTACGTCAGATCAAGTTATGATGCGCCTGAATACGTCACAATCGTACCGAAGAAGAAACAAATATTCATTGATATGAGTAAGTTACCCACAACGCAAGGCATTAAATTTAAAGCAAAGGTCATTAATATAAAAGCAGATCAGTTTGTTTTCCAAGGAGGTCTTGCTAATGAGAAAAAGTGA
- a CDS encoding energy-coupling factor ABC transporter ATP-binding protein — protein sequence MVTHLKHVSLSYGNTKILDDTTMSISHNSFNLLIGPSGSGKSTLLRIFAGLYPQLKGEVLVNDQSVTTLPANEKAKVVGFLFQDPDTQFVMKTPLDELIFTLENLQVHPSDIKQRATHALEFVGISDLTHQDINTLSGGEKQKVALAIIVAMQSDFLLLDEPFANVDSQSRQDLLAKLKDLQKQGQTTILITDHDLHGYEPLVDHVWEIHHKKVATVSNFQNRILPEQNVHLQLPKEGVLQLKNFELLVGQRQLISISDLPLAPSGITLFTGANGTGKSSLFNALTRLKSYQGDILFMDQNIKKFNAAKYAKQVALIFQNAERQFLRMTIREEIALSMQHAQQPEKWSEKVITRYLERLNLDGLQDHVVYQLSGGQKKKVQLLVMLIVGTPILLLDEPIAGLDTDSVRVVGEILREIADIGRQRFIIISHQLDQLRPIIDYHLHLSNQTLQYMEHFL from the coding sequence ATGGTTACTCATTTAAAACATGTCAGTTTGTCATATGGCAATACAAAAATACTTGATGACACCACCATGTCAATATCTCACAATAGTTTTAACCTACTAATCGGTCCATCTGGTTCTGGAAAATCAACCCTTCTCCGAATATTTGCAGGATTATATCCCCAACTAAAAGGTGAAGTACTTGTGAATGATCAATCAGTTACCACATTACCAGCTAACGAGAAAGCTAAAGTCGTCGGCTTTTTATTTCAAGATCCAGACACCCAATTTGTTATGAAAACACCACTGGATGAATTGATTTTCACTTTAGAAAACTTGCAAGTTCATCCTTCTGATATCAAGCAACGTGCAACGCACGCTCTAGAATTTGTTGGTATCTCAGACTTAACCCATCAAGACATTAACACCTTATCAGGTGGTGAGAAGCAAAAAGTTGCATTAGCTATCATTGTTGCAATGCAAAGTGATTTCTTATTATTGGACGAACCGTTTGCAAATGTGGATAGCCAATCTCGCCAGGATCTATTAGCTAAATTAAAAGATTTACAAAAACAGGGACAAACCACTATATTAATCACTGATCACGATTTACACGGGTACGAACCACTTGTTGATCATGTGTGGGAAATACACCACAAAAAAGTAGCAACTGTTAGTAACTTTCAAAATCGTATCTTACCGGAACAAAATGTTCACCTGCAATTACCTAAAGAAGGTGTTTTGCAATTAAAAAATTTTGAACTTTTAGTGGGGCAACGTCAATTAATTAGTATTTCCGATTTACCTTTGGCCCCCAGTGGAATTACACTCTTCACCGGAGCAAATGGCACAGGAAAGTCATCCCTTTTCAATGCTCTCACTCGTCTAAAATCCTACCAAGGTGACATTTTGTTTATGGACCAAAATATCAAAAAATTTAATGCTGCCAAATATGCAAAACAAGTAGCATTGATATTTCAAAATGCAGAACGGCAATTTTTACGAATGACGATTCGTGAGGAAATCGCGTTGAGCATGCAACATGCACAACAACCAGAAAAATGGTCCGAAAAAGTCATTACTCGTTACTTAGAGCGCTTAAACTTGGATGGGCTACAGGATCATGTCGTTTACCAGCTCTCTGGCGGGCAAAAGAAAAAAGTTCAACTCTTGGTGATGTTAATTGTTGGCACACCAATATTATTGTTAGACGAACCTATTGCTGGTCTGGACACAGATTCTGTTCGTGTTGTAGGCGAAATTTTACGAGAAATCGCAGACATTGGACGACAACGTTTTATTATTATTAGTCATCAACTAGATCAGCTACGCCCAATCATTGATTATCATTTGCATCTATCTAATCAAACTTTACAATATATGGAGCATTTTTTATGA
- a CDS encoding thiamine-binding protein has product MISSIAVQVLPMTADTEEVIRIVDHVIAYINKSGVNYQVGAFESTLEGDYDQLMDILKNLPKVAAQISDIPVMVYSKINMATDSDVLTIAKKTDKYK; this is encoded by the coding sequence ATGATATCAAGCATTGCAGTCCAAGTATTACCAATGACAGCTGACACAGAAGAAGTCATTCGCATAGTTGATCATGTGATTGCTTATATCAACAAGAGTGGTGTCAACTATCAGGTAGGTGCTTTTGAATCAACTCTTGAAGGTGATTACGATCAACTAATGGATATTTTAAAAAATCTGCCCAAGGTTGCAGCACAAATTAGTGACATTCCCGTCATGGTATACAGCAAAATAAACATGGCTACAGATTCTGATGTTTTAACCATTGCAAAGAAAACAGATAAATATAAATAA
- a CDS encoding ECF transporter S component — protein sequence MRKISTQRITLIALFIVINIIGGHVALLAKLPVYLDTIGTLLGAAFFGPIGGLIVGVFTALVNGVTGDLFSIYFMPSQIVTALMAGFVYRKISATDVKNIWWSAAIISVPATIVSSIITVILFHGITSSGSSTIVQVLHGLGLNQTLSVFLVQVGTDYLDRIIGVYVVAAVYSIIVNRINIK from the coding sequence ATGAGAAAAATTTCCACTCAACGAATAACACTTATTGCGCTATTTATTGTTATCAACATTATTGGCGGGCACGTTGCTTTGTTAGCAAAATTACCAGTTTATTTAGATACAATCGGTACATTATTAGGTGCGGCATTTTTTGGACCAATTGGCGGCCTAATAGTGGGCGTTTTCACCGCATTAGTCAATGGGGTTACAGGGGATCTTTTTTCAATTTATTTTATGCCTAGTCAAATCGTGACTGCGCTGATGGCTGGTTTCGTATACAGAAAAATAAGTGCTACTGATGTGAAGAATATTTGGTGGTCAGCAGCTATTATATCTGTCCCAGCTACTATTGTGAGCTCAATTATCACGGTTATTTTGTTTCATGGCATTACTTCTTCTGGATCAAGTACAATCGTTCAAGTACTTCATGGATTGGGTTTGAATCAAACCCTTTCTGTCTTCTTAGTACAGGTTGGTACTGACTATCTTGACCGTATAATTGGTGTGTATGTGGTGGCGGCAGTGTATAGTATTATTGTTAATCGTATTAATATAAAATAG
- the ylqF gene encoding ribosome biogenesis GTPase YlqF, translated as MAQIIQWFPGHMAKAFRLMRENLKLVDVVFELVDSRIPESSRNPEVDKLIGNKPRLLIMTKADLADPDQTRAWKKHFEAQGYTVLVLDTRDPRTPQLVTKAARRAVEAKKAAQLAKGIQDQPIRAMISGVPNVGKSTLLNHLVMKNVAPTADRPGVTKKVAWLKTPTKLELLDSPGVLWPKFEDQNIGMKLALTGAVKDTIFAKDDAALFLINFFREYRPEAIIERYYLNDNIFDQENVDVLLSITSKLGFKDDYDKASERILNDLRKNKLGAFTLDLIEMKND; from the coding sequence ATGGCACAAATAATTCAATGGTTCCCTGGCCATATGGCCAAAGCTTTCCGTTTGATGCGGGAAAATTTAAAATTAGTCGACGTTGTTTTTGAGCTAGTTGATTCCCGTATTCCCGAAAGTTCTCGTAATCCTGAAGTGGATAAGTTAATCGGCAATAAGCCCCGTTTGTTAATTATGACTAAAGCTGATTTAGCAGATCCTGATCAAACACGGGCATGGAAAAAACATTTTGAAGCACAAGGATACACAGTACTTGTTCTCGATACGCGTGACCCAAGGACTCCGCAATTAGTGACTAAAGCAGCTCGACGAGCAGTCGAAGCAAAAAAAGCAGCACAACTAGCAAAAGGTATTCAAGATCAGCCTATTCGCGCCATGATTTCTGGGGTGCCAAATGTCGGTAAGTCAACATTATTGAATCACTTGGTAATGAAAAATGTTGCGCCAACGGCGGATCGACCAGGTGTAACGAAGAAAGTTGCTTGGCTAAAAACGCCAACAAAATTAGAATTACTCGATTCCCCAGGAGTGCTCTGGCCAAAGTTTGAAGATCAGAACATCGGCATGAAACTAGCATTAACAGGAGCGGTGAAAGATACAATCTTTGCCAAAGATGATGCTGCACTATTTTTGATTAACTTTTTTCGAGAGTATCGACCAGAGGCCATTATTGAGCGATATTATTTGAACGACAATATTTTTGATCAAGAAAATGTAGATGTTTTATTATCCATCACAAGCAAATTAGGATTCAAAGACGATTATGACAAGGCCAGTGAACGAATACTAAATGATCTTAGAAAAAATAAATTAGGGGCGTTTACACTTGATTTAATTGAGATGAAAAATGACTGA
- a CDS encoding YozE family protein — translation MRKSDRSFYNWLMTNRNSMAANEVQQFANNAFLDSSFPKQSSDFDELSKYLEENTTYLMSMTTFDEAWSLYNAER, via the coding sequence ATGAGAAAAAGTGATCGTTCATTTTACAATTGGTTAATGACGAATCGTAATTCTATGGCAGCCAATGAAGTGCAACAATTTGCAAACAACGCCTTTTTAGATTCGTCATTTCCAAAACAAAGTAGCGATTTTGATGAATTGTCAAAGTACTTAGAAGAGAATACAACCTATTTAATGAGTATGACAACATTTGATGAAGCGTGGTCACTATACAACGCTGAGCGTTAA